A genomic region of Miscanthus floridulus cultivar M001 chromosome 3, ASM1932011v1, whole genome shotgun sequence contains the following coding sequences:
- the LOC136542842 gene encoding phytolongin Phyl2.2-like translates to MVSRPGRGAAAGGGAAPPPSFPSPGVAHPPSFPHHRHLTHTAAGRAHALLLSPPLALAAISRAPHLPASQLLLFLRRLRCLPEARMRDEMPRLALRLPLPPGDDAREADEVFAAEAHAEEEAARRDADLAARTTPKRDRASHRGRAGPAWTWRRQLWMVILADLLLLTILFAAWLAVCRGFSCIGR, encoded by the coding sequence ATGGTTTCGCGGCCTGGCAGAGGCGCAGctgccggcggcggcgcagctcctcctccctccttccccTCCCCCGGCGTGGCTCATCCTCCCTCCTTCCCGCACCATCGCCACCTCACGCACACCGCCGCCGGGCGCGCGCACGCGCTGCTCCTGTCCCCGCCGCTCGCGCTCGCCGCCATCTCGCGGGCGCCCCACCTCCCGGCGTCGCAGCTCCTGCTCTTCCTCCGCCGCCTGCGATGCCTCCCCGAGGCCCGGATGCGGGACGAGATGCCGCGCCTCGCGCTGCGCCTGCCGCTCCCGCCGGGCGACGACGCGCGCGAGGCGGACGAGGTCTTCGCCGCCGAGGCACACGCGGAGGAGGAGGCCGCGCGGAGGGACGCTGACCTCGCCGCGCGGACCACGCCCAAGAGGGACCGAGCCTCGCACCGGGGCCGGGCCGGACCCGCCTGGACGTGGAGGCGGCAGCTCTGGATGGTCATCCTCGCGGATCTCCTCCTCCTCACAATCCTCTTCGCCGCCTGGCTCGCAGTCTGCCGGGGATTCAGCTGCATTGGTCGGTAA